The region CTCCTCGAGGTCCACCGGGATCTCCAGCGTGCGGGCGAAGTCGTTCGCCGTCCCCAGAGGGATGAGCCCGAGCACCGTCTCCCCGCCGGCGAGAAAGTCCACGGCCGTGCTCACCGAACCGTCGCCGCCCCCGAGCACCAGCAGGTCGCAGCCCTCTCCCAGCACCTCCTCCACGACCTCCGGCAGCCGCTCCGGCTTGCGCAGGGCGTAGGTGTGCTCCACCGGCACCCCGAGCTCCCGCAGAAGCCTTACCGCCCGGGCGTAGGCCTCCTCCCCGCTGCGGGAGAGGGCGTTCACCACCACGGCCGCCTTCCGGATTTGGGCACCACCACCATCCGGCATCGAGATCACGCTCCGTTCCAGTCCGCAGGGTCCGGGGAGCAGGTACGCACGCGGGCGCCCCGGGTTTCCTACCCAAGCGAAGGGTATACCATGACCCCGGCCCCGAGAGAACGGAGGAAGGCAGGGATGGCGGAGAAGGTAGGGTTCATAGGGCTTGGGATCATGGGACGGCCGATGGCCGAGAACCTCATAAGAGCAGGCTACAGCCTCACCGTCCACAACCGCACCCACCAGAAGGCCGAAGAGTTTGCGCAACAGACCGGGGCGCGCACCGCAAAGAGCCCCAAAGAGGTCGCCGGCCAGAGCGACATCATCATCACCATGCTCCCAGACTCCCCCGACGTAGAGAGCGTCGTCGCCGGGGAGGGCGGGGTGCTCGAGGGGATGAGGGAGGGCTCCCTTCTCATCGACATGTCCACCATCTCCCCGGCCGTGGCCAGGCAGCTTGCCGCAAAGGCCAGGGAGAGGGGCGCCTCGATGCTGGATGCCCCGGTCTCCGGGGGAGACGTCGGGGCGCGGGAAGGGACGCTCTCCATCATGGTGGGAGGCAGCGAGGAGGACTTCGGGAGGGCAAGGCCCCTCTTTGAGGTGATGGGCAAGACCGTAACCCATGTTGGCCCCAGCGGTGCGGGGCAAATCGTGAAGGCGGCAAACCAGATCGTGGTTGGACTCACCATAGAGGCTGTGTGCGAGGCTCTGGTGCTTGGCTTGAGGGGAGGGGTCGAGCCGCAGAAGATCTTTGAGGTTCTCTGTGGGGGGTTGGCGGCAAACAGGGTCATGGAGGTCAAGCGAGAGAAGTTCCTCTCCAGGGACTTCCGGCCGGGCGGCAAGGCGCGCTTTCACCGCAAGGATCTCGGGATAGCCCTAAATACCGGCCGGGAGTATGGCGTGGCGCTCCCGGCCGCGGCGCTCGTCGAGCAGCTCTTCGGGGCGCTCGAGGCCAAGGGGAGGGGCGACCTCGACCACTCCGCCCTCCTCCTGCTGGTGGAGGAGCTTTCGGGTCACCAAGGCCGGCAATGACCGCTGGCGCAACACAAAGAACGGCGTGCTCTCAGCTGCACAGCCTCACGAGGCTCTCGTAGCAGCGGCGCGCCGCCTCCTTTGCCGGAAGCCGCCACAGCTCCGCGTTGAACAACTCGACGGAGAAGAACCCGTCGTAGCCGTTCCGTTCCAGGGCAGAGATGATCTCAGGTAGGTCGATCACACCCTCTCCCGGCAGCACCCGGTCAAAGTCCCGGTGGGTGAGGTCGGCCGGTTTGTCCGGCATGTCGTCCAGATGAACGTGCTTTATGTAGCGCACCGAGCCGCGGTTGATGTCGGCGAGCTTGGTGGGCGTCACGTGGTAGTGTGCGGTGTCGAAGAGAACTCCTACCCGCGGGTGATCCGCCAGCTCGGCCACCCGGACGGCACTCTGGAGGCTCCTGACGATCGGGGACCAGTTGAACTCGATGGCGATCTCCACGCCGGTATCATCGGTGACCTCTGCGAGCTCCCTCACCGCGTCCGCCACCAGGCCCAGCGCCTCGACGGAGTTCTGTTCCGGGCCGTCGGTGCCCACGATCATCTTGTCCGCCCCCAGCTCGCGAATGAGCCGCGCGTTCTCGGCGTTCGCCCTCAGGTTGGGCATGCGCGCGTCCGGCGAGCCGAAGCAAATGACCTCCAGCTGCGAGCTGGCCACGACCCTAAGCCCCCGGCTCTCGAAGAGCCTCCGCGCCTCCTCCACCGTGTGCCCGTCGGCCAGCCAGTCTTTGATCAGGTTCAAGTGTGGCTCCACGTTGCGGAAACCGGCGGCGGCGTAGGCGTCCAGGGCCTCCTCGAGGTTTCGGTGCGAGGTGCACTGCGAGTTTATGGCTAACTGCTCAACCCTCATGGCAGGTCTATCCGCTCCTTCCCCAGCAGAGTAAACTCGCCCGCGCCGAGTACGGCGCGGGCGCTTTGAAACCGGGCTCTCTTCCTCCCCCGCGTCCGCGCTAGGCGCCGGCCTCTGTCGGATACGAGGCAGCGGCGGACACATCATCCGGGTCCGAGTAGAAGCGCACTATCTCCACCTTGTTCTCGGTGAAGAAGCGCACCCCGTCCTTGCCGGTGGCGTGCAAATCACCGTAGAAGGAGTTCTTTATGCCGTTGAAGGGGAAGAAGGCCATCGGCGCGGCCACACCTATGTTCACCCCCAGCATCCCGGCCTCTATCCTCTCCCGCCAGTGCCTGACCGCCGCCCCAGACTCGGTGTAGATGGAGCAGGCGTTGCCGAAGGGGGAGGCGTTGGTGAACTCGATGGCCTCCTCCAGCGTGCCCACCCTCACCACGGAGAGGACGGGGCCGAAGATCTCCTCTCTCGCGACCCGCATCTCACCGGTCACCTTGTCGAGGATGGTGGGCCCGAAGAAGAAGCCCTCCTCCCTGGGCGGCTCTCTGCCGTCGAGCACGACCTCGGCCCCCTCCTCCTCGGCGAGGTCCACGTAGGAGCGCACCCTCTCGCGGTGGGAGTCGCGGATGAGAGGGGTGAGCTCCGAGCCCTCCTCGTAGCCGGGGCCCACCCTCATCCGGGCGGCGGCCTCCTTGACGGCCGCGACGAGCCTGTCCTGCTCCTCTTCCGTGCCCACGGCGACGAGCACGCTTCCGGCCAAACACCGCTCCCCGGCGTTGCCGTAGGCCGAGGAGATGATGTTGGGCACCGCCTTCTCCAGCACCGCGTCTGGCATAGCGATCATGGAGTTCTTGGCCCCCGCCAACGCCTGCACCCTCTTGCCGTGGGCGCAGCCCAGCTCGTAGACGTGCCTGGCGACCGGCTGGCTGCCCACGAAGGAGACGGCCTTTATCTCGGGGTGGGAGCAGAGGGCGTCCACCACCTCTCTGGCCCCGTTCACGATGTTGAAGACCCCCTCGGGCAGGCCCGCCTCGGCCAGAAGCTCGCCTATCCTCTGCGCCGAGAGCGGGGTCCTCTCCGAGGGCTTGAGGATGTAGGTGTTGCCCGCCCCTATGGCTATGGGGGCGGTCCACAGCGGCACCATGAACGGGAAGTTGAAGGGCGTTATGGCCGCAACCACCCCGAGCGGGTAGCGCCAGGAGACGTTGTCTATCCCCCGGGCCACGTCCCTGACCGTCTCGCCCATCAAGAGGGTGGGCATCCCGCAGGCGAACTCCACCACCTCTATGCCGCGCCTGACCTCGCCTGCGGCGTCCTTCGTGTCCTTGCCGTTCTCGAGGGTGACCAGGGCGGCCAGCTCCTCGAAGCGCTCCTCGAGCAGCATCTTGAAGCGGAAGAGCACCCTCGCCCGCTCCACCACCGGGGTTGCGGCCCAATCCGGGAAGGCCGCAGAGGCCGCCCCGACCGCCTTATCGACGTCTTCCCTGGTAGAAAGCGGGGTCTCGGCTATGACCTCTCCTGTGGCCGGGTCGTAGACCGGCTCCGTGTCGAGCCCGTCGCGCTCCTCCCACCTGCCCCCTATGAGGTTCTTCACCTCGAAGCTTCTCTTTTGCGTCTGCATCCGCTCTTCTCCTTTCCTCGACG is a window of Rubrobacter xylanophilus DSM 9941 DNA encoding:
- a CDS encoding CoA-acylating methylmalonate-semialdehyde dehydrogenase encodes the protein MQTQKRSFEVKNLIGGRWEERDGLDTEPVYDPATGEVIAETPLSTREDVDKAVGAASAAFPDWAATPVVERARVLFRFKMLLEERFEELAALVTLENGKDTKDAAGEVRRGIEVVEFACGMPTLLMGETVRDVARGIDNVSWRYPLGVVAAITPFNFPFMVPLWTAPIAIGAGNTYILKPSERTPLSAQRIGELLAEAGLPEGVFNIVNGAREVVDALCSHPEIKAVSFVGSQPVARHVYELGCAHGKRVQALAGAKNSMIAMPDAVLEKAVPNIISSAYGNAGERCLAGSVLVAVGTEEEQDRLVAAVKEAAARMRVGPGYEEGSELTPLIRDSHRERVRSYVDLAEEEGAEVVLDGREPPREEGFFFGPTILDKVTGEMRVAREEIFGPVLSVVRVGTLEEAIEFTNASPFGNACSIYTESGAAVRHWRERIEAGMLGVNIGVAAPMAFFPFNGIKNSFYGDLHATGKDGVRFFTENKVEIVRFYSDPDDVSAAASYPTEAGA
- a CDS encoding 2-hydroxy-3-oxopropionate reductase, which produces MAEKVGFIGLGIMGRPMAENLIRAGYSLTVHNRTHQKAEEFAQQTGARTAKSPKEVAGQSDIIITMLPDSPDVESVVAGEGGVLEGMREGSLLIDMSTISPAVARQLAAKARERGASMLDAPVSGGDVGAREGTLSIMVGGSEEDFGRARPLFEVMGKTVTHVGPSGAGQIVKAANQIVVGLTIEAVCEALVLGLRGGVEPQKIFEVLCGGLAANRVMEVKREKFLSRDFRPGGKARFHRKDLGIALNTGREYGVALPAAALVEQLFGALEAKGRGDLDHSALLLLVEELSGHQGRQ
- a CDS encoding sugar phosphate isomerase/epimerase family protein, with the protein product MRVEQLAINSQCTSHRNLEEALDAYAAAGFRNVEPHLNLIKDWLADGHTVEEARRLFESRGLRVVASSQLEVICFGSPDARMPNLRANAENARLIRELGADKMIVGTDGPEQNSVEALGLVADAVRELAEVTDDTGVEIAIEFNWSPIVRSLQSAVRVAELADHPRVGVLFDTAHYHVTPTKLADINRGSVRYIKHVHLDDMPDKPADLTHRDFDRVLPGEGVIDLPEIISALERNGYDGFFSVELFNAELWRLPAKEAARRCYESLVRLCS